A stretch of DNA from Hippoglossus stenolepis isolate QCI-W04-F060 chromosome 16, HSTE1.2, whole genome shotgun sequence:
aaaagatcATTTAGATGTGATTATACATAATGAAAGATAGTTTTATTGCTACTTatcaacatgtaaacacagtttttttaatttagtcttTTCTGTATGAGAGACTTGAAACAGCGCGCACACACTGATTAAAAGTCAGATAAATGAGAAAAACGGagtgaagagaggagcaacGAGAAGAGACACATTTCTAAAATAGccatttttacaaaaataacaaaaataccCCATAGTTTCTTCTCACATTCTTTTTTAACAGCTGCTTTAAACTCAGAGAGAGTTTGAAGTCTGTCCGGTGGCTATTTCCAGATATCGAGGAGTCGGATATTATGAAGTCTTTCTTACTGGTCTTTGTCAGAATAATAAGCAGACACCGCTGCAGGTATGTCAGTGACCGAGCACTTCAGCAAAGTTCAGCTGTCTCTGTCGGAGAGGATCCTCTCCTGTCTTACAGAGCTGTCCCTCTATGAGACTGTCAGCATCAGGAGTGACTAATAGATTGTGGTTCATGTGACaattaaaagaggaaaataaatatgcaaCATCTGAAACATCACGAGAGGTTGAACGTTAATCTGCTTAGGACACGATGCGTTAAATACTATGAAATCAAAGTGTTTTCAAAAGCTCCTCTTTCACATGACGAGAAAATATATCATGAAAGCACAAAAGGTCGCTTGATCTCATTCCCTCTCAACTGGGCGCTTAACTAATCAGATTTCGTACGGCTTCTTTCTGCTTTGAGAGGACTTTTCTAAAAGACACTCAATTTTAAATGCTCAGTTTCAAAAGTTTGTCTCAACCATACAACGCTATCAGTGATAAAATGCTGCGGACAATTGTGAGCCGTCAGTCCATCTAGTGATTAGTTTggactacaaacacacacacaaaaaaactaattatgcGTTTTTTCTGACACATAGTTTGAACTCGGTTTCCAGATgacacactggaaacacaaagagaaattaGCAATTTGGGATATGGGCCACTTTGACAGCAGTGACTTAAATGAAGATGAACCAAGCTCGGAGTTATGCTGCTTTTCCAAATGGATATCTAAATTTAAACTTAATAGCTTGGGCAAAACTGAAACTTGCTAACAATACATCCCAGGGCAGTAATAATCTTCAGAAAGCCCGTTTCCAGTAGAGTAGTGACCTTGAAGCCCAAACTACTGTGTGACTTATTTTTCATCTGCAGGAAATCTCAAAGTAATATCCTGCAGCCGTAGTATCAGGTCATGGAATACTTTGAACGGTACAGTGTGCTATCAGGTCTCTCTCACTCATGGTCATCCTGGCTATTTTTcctgttaccatgacaacctTTCTCTGCACCGCTCCGCCTCTTGATTGTGtggaaaatgaagaagaagacaaagggaaagaTGTCAGACGCCGAGATTGAACAAAGACGAACAGTCGGCGCTGACTGGCCTACTTTGTCTCCAATTTATTTAAAGGCTCCGCTTGATGTATTTGAGATGTTGCATATCTCACCAATTTTAGTCTCTCGGCTATGTATAGTCATGAGGGAGCGTGTTGCTCCGTCTCGCGTGCCAATCTTTCACTGTCATCACACCTAAATAAAAGAATCACACTGTGTGACACTCGGCTTTGGTTTTAAAGGTTGATTTGTTGGTGCCATGACCCCTTGACAGCTCATACAGTCGGGTGCCGTCAGCTGCACTTTATGGTGAACCCTTCAAATTTTAGACAGACTCATTAGGTTTGCTGTTTTTCCCTCCGGCATCCTCTAGTGATTCTTATAACCAGGACAAATGACTGACTATATAACAAGGCTCACTCTGGATCCAAAAGCCAAATGTGTACGCTTACAGCTTTTTTGACCAAGTGAGAAGTCATCAACAGTCGTCAGAACCTGCTCACCTGACGAGGAAGGAGGAGACGGTGAACACCGAGGCCgggacattttatttatatttcacactGAAAGATAAGCTaggattaaaaacacaacaactttaTTCAGAGTAACAATGTGCATTTACTGTTTAGTGCGATTGTCTCATTAGATAAACACTGATAATATTCCCAACAAGTGAATGAGCCTTTCTGGCGGctgctgaattttttttttttaaacagctcaAGTCCCTGCAATAATTGAGGTGGCTCTtcacatgttttatgttgttaCTCAATACCTTTTGAAAAGCCTCAGTATATTCAATCCaaatctgttttgttctgttttcttttaactgAATTCTGTTCAGACAAACTGAATGCATTTCCTTTCTGATGAAATAACCGGTTGTCTCCCTGTGCGCCGGTTTAGCTGGAAACAGCATTGTTTTTGccccagtgtgtgtctgtgtgtatgtgaataaAATAACGCAACAGCCAATGGACCTACTTTCACCTAACTTGGTAAGAATATAACTTGGGAGGGTTTCTTCAGATGATTAACGTTTGGAACTGATTGCTGAAAGGTCACAGTCAACAAAAAGATGCTACGAAAAACATTGATTCCACAAATAATAGAGCTAGAGAGACAAACTAAAGATGATGCCTGATTAGGATATATACAACGTGCACGCAGGGTACATGCATCGCTTCTCCGATGcttttaatttacaatttatttatttatctattgatGCTTACAGTTTTCTTCACTGAATTTGCACATATGTTTCTTTGCATGTTACTCCTCCCGTGTGCTCACGCTTGTGCAACGATACAAAATAACACTGGGATACCAGAAGTTAAAAACCACCACTGGGtaccatttaaataaatgagacCAAATTAAGAAATCGTACACCACAGTTTTAATCAGTCCCAacatcttctctctgtgttgccTCATATTAGAACAATGAGTAGTTCATCCAGCAGCAAGAGAATCTGGAGATGAAAAGAAACCCCTGAGTTGAGGGAGTCAAATCAGAAGGTCAcgtacatttgtttgtgtgtctcactTTGAAGCGGAAAGCTTCAAGCCACGCCGGCATGAATAAGTCATACAGCTGTGAGCAGAGGCCATAACGCCGGGGTCACATGACACCTACTGCTTCATACTGGTCCCACAACCTTTTTACAGAGAATCTTTGTTGAAACGTAGCTGAgaacattttactgttgttaCAAAAACATGGGGTCACTCTTACCAGAAAATGACTAACTGCGACAGAACAGCATTTTGCCACAAAGTTGCTTGCTGCTTCTTTAAACCTGGGAACAATAAAGAATAATGCAGCAGTGAAAAGTCAGGATGATAATATCACGACTTCCCCAGGGAAATAATTTCTGTTGTTAGCTGAAACACtcaaaatgtcttgttttgtcatGGCACTACACAATGACAACAGCACACACAATGTACAAACTTCATTTTAGAAGTTAACAGTATTGACAAAAGCTGTTATTTTTATGGTAATACACTGTGGCTGGTTAACAGAAAATCATTCTAAATAATTTCCTAGGTATAAGGATTTGTTTTGTATCGTTTTAGTATATTCCAGTAAAAATGTTgtattaatatgtatatatttctaAATTTTAAATGAGACCCTTCAACGTGTTCAACACAGTGATGTTAAGTGACCTGTACAAGTATCCACTGAAAAAGATCAGATTAATATAGAGCCCTGATGAGTCGACGAGAATGGACTGAAAAAAATAGTTTGAAAAAACAGACAGTAGACAGATGCAGCAGAAACAATCAAAACCTTTGCCACAGGAAAGTTAAATCTTCCTCAACCTTTAAGGTACTTAACTTCAAAACCACTTAAGCGAGTCATCACCGAGCTGTTGACACTGGGTATAAATGCTAAAGTGATTCATCGCACATTTCTTTTACAATTTCGGCGGTGCCATATTCTAACTGACAGACCCTTGACTCCGTGTATAATTGAAGGTTTATTCAAGTTACCTGCTGGAAGAATACAATGGAGAGAAAATGCCTTATTTTAAgccatgttaaaaaaaaatatttatcaagcctcttcaattcaatttcaattcaattatcACAAGTCACTTTAGGTAGTGCGGTCGAGACCTtgccacccatccatccatccctccatccagcCAGAGTACCCAGAGAATAGCCCCACAGATACGGGGAGTATATGTGCAAACTCCACATACAGGCCCCAGCCCAATCGGGATTTGAACCAAGGATTGGTGCAGACAATTGCACCGACCATGATATTATagataaaaacaacagcttccacaatgagcaagcacttcaTGATGACAGTGGAGAGGAAAAATATCTCCCTTTAAATGGGGTAAAAGCTCCAACAGACTCAGGGTGGGGGGAgaaaaatgggggagagaggagaggtgggttgaaagagggagagagaaaagagagcgaTGGGGAGAAGAGATACGGAGCAGTAACTGGTGCATTCAAGTATCAGAGTGGTTGTTATAATGACACTAATAGTGACACTTAgatataataatgttattagcagcagaaataaataatagcAGCAATAAGCCTGtaaattttaacattttatgtaCAGTAGTATTTGAATGATTCTTACTTCAATACTTTCAAATAGGCTCAtatttgcaatgttaaaaacaaagttattcTAAGACACTGATAACATGGTTTCCACCCTCTCCAGCCCACAAGCAACAGGCCAGTCCTTATGTTTTCTCTCAGGCGTGAGCCAATCCATGGAACAGTTGCATTACTCAAATGTGCCAGAGAGGGATTACATTAAAACTCCCCACTGTGCGAGCATTTCATTAGGCTCTCTCCCTGTCTGAGCAGATTTACAACACTCTCGCCTGCCCACCTGCTCCCACCCAAAGAATGGCTCAGTCAGAACGACTTGTTCCACCAAACCTTTGACTAAGATGTACCTGCAAGTGTCAGGCAGTTGTCATGTTCCACAAAATGTCGAAATTTATGCTTGTAGGTATTTGATTATTGTCTTCTTGGAGCAATCTTGCAGAAATGTGTGGCTTGTTCCCGTTTCAAGAACATGACCTTAACAGATACCGTACTTTAACTTTGTCATTTGTATACATTATCATCATTTACTCAGGTATAATGTGAAATAACGTGAAAAGTACAGAAGAGACACTAAAAGCTACAGAATGAGAACAAACTAATAGTGTCTGTTATCATTTAGGACATCctgacatgaaaataaagtctgtttttgcttttgcttaTTCACGATCTTGTtctgaatctgaaaataaaagacaactCTGACTTCTTTCACAACtctatttgttgtttgtctctgaggtGTATAAAAGAATATTGTCAACATAATGAAGCATTCAGAACGGAggcataataatataaaatagcaGCAGTGTTCGCAGGGTATCAATATGACTGACTGTTATGAGATCGAGAAGTGTTTGTTTCACTTGCAGTCCATCACTATTTCACGCTTTACAACTGAAAGCTTAAATGAAATGTCACCGGCTGGTGATTATCTGCTCCTAATAAAGCTttagtgcttttactttaaagtttCTTCCCTGGGGACAGCGTGTACTATTTATAGGGGAACTTTAAAGATGCATCAAGACGAGACAAGTGAATCCTCCCCTGACGGCCAATTGTAAATAAAACTTGCCTCTTATGGCCGAGATGGTTCCACATCAAACAAAAAAGAGTGAGATGTCTCGAGTGAAAGATGGTAAGCCTCCGTTCCACTGATCATAATTTTAGATGAAAAGgtttttctaaaaataaattgCCAACAAGCTTTTTTCAGATCAATGCTTGTCAAGGCCCCTTCATCATCTGTCACTGTTTGTATACGATCTGTGATTTATAGCTGAGGGTATAGGACAGTGTCTGTTGCGTGAAACAAACACTGGAGTATGGTGATGAAGTGTCGGATTAATCAAAACCTTGCAAACAAAATCTAAAACAGCGGTCTTGGTAATCAGGCTGGATTTTTAGAGTCAGTGTCTTTAGGTAGCTCCATCACTTATGCGTCATGTACTCAAATCAGGCTGATAACCATCCTGAATAATAGAATGTTTGTTATGTTACAACGACCAGTGGGTGTGAGTAATTGTCCTTACAGCAGCACCAAGTAATGATGTATTTTGTGCTTGTACTCTGGAGGCCTCTGTTTGATTTGATCCTATTAAACACttacaaatattacatttctaGAACTGTTCTCTTGTTTGAGCAgacaatcatttatttatatggtTTTCTTGGATAATCACTTTGGTGATGTAAGGCTCTGTTCACCTACTTgaacactgtgtttgtttgttcatgttttagCCTCAAGAAAAAGACCCAGTGTTGAAATTGTTGGAAAGTTGATTGAGACTGTTAATTGGAAATGGGTTACCAAAAAGAAGAAACGAGCAACGAAACCTTTTCTAAAATTAGGCCCTTTCTTAAGatgcagatttaaaaagaagctttctatgtaatttattttttgcttgaCGATGAGTAAAGAGCATTTAATGTAGtagatatttattatatttatttatcatttgtcaACTGACCTGGATAAAACTAATACTTCAATATACATTGCACTGAATCAAAATGCTATAGTTAGACATTATGTTGACCTTGAGGAAATCTTCTCTATCTGTATCTCTCGGAATATATAACACCTTATGTGCATGTTTAAAAGTCAGTCAGTTTGTTGGTGACTGTCGTTTTGAATTTTGGTGGCGAGAAGATTTGGATCTTTACAGACCATTTTTAGACTGATCACAAGTGTGTAAGGGTTGTAATTAGAGCTGTTGCACCAGACAGTCACTCTCTCTCattggctctctctctctctctctctctctctctccccctgatTCACTCACTCATCGGGGTCTCTTCCACTTTGTGTtgtcctcttcctgctctctctctctctctcaaactggCTCTGTGGAGCGAAGCAGCCCCAGAGGTGTCTGACAACCTTCAGCACAGCCAAAGGCGACGCTTCTGTGATGCCACCCCACTCCAACTATTCACCACTCTAAATTTTCTTCATTTGGAAAGTGCCTGATGTGCTTTTGCGCAACAATCTTTACACTACTATTTTTCCAAGGAGAGAAAGTACAGGGGCGCTCAGCGCTTTTACGCATGGAAGTTGGAATCAGCCTCGCTACCTTTACGCATGGCTGTGGCTCGTCTCCTCGGAGGATGCTGCCGGGCTTATGAGAGCGTGCCAGCGCGTCAACAGCGGAGTAAAAAGTGAGCAACGATGCGGggcactgagctgctgctcggCTACTTTCTGGTGAAAGTTATGGTGTGCGACGCGGAGGGCGAGCCGGGGCAGACCGACGACTTCATGATAATGACCGCGTTTAACGAGTCCAAGGAAGGGGAGCGCGTAGTGACGGAGAGCCCGCATGTAGAGGACAAGTGCCGCGGCTACTACGACGTGATGGGCCAGTGGGACCCGCCGTTCGTGTGCATGACCGGCAGCTACCTGTACTGCTGCGGCACCTGTGGCTTCAGGTTCTGCTGCGCGTTTAGGAGCTCCAGGCTGGACCAGACCAACTGTAAGAACTACGACACCCCGCCGTGGATGATGACGGGCAAACCTCCGCCGAAAGTGGACGTGGCGCTGGAGTCCGCGAAGGATAAAACCAACCTCATCGTGTATGTCATCTGCGGGGTCGTGGCCATTATGGCACTGATAGGGATTTTCACCAAGCTTGGTCTGGAGAAGACGCACCGTCcgcacagagagaacatgtcGAGGTAGGTCGGAATGTTCACCAATTCAGGTTTTAGGCTATTTATAATTACTTAGTTTTGTTGTATCACAACACTAGtgtaaaagaaacatataaaacaatgttaaattaACCAATATATGCCTTTCAGAGCCATGCAAGAACATAACTCACTTGTGGAAAAAGAGACTAAGAATTTTAACAATAGCAAGTCACAAAGCAAAAagttaatttgttaaaaaagGTGTGTAAAGCTATAAAGTTCAGCTTCACTCACAGCACATTTTTAACAGTGATATCCAGATTTTAGACAAGGGAGAAAGATTCAGAATGTCTGAATGCACCACTCTTCAGAGAAAGACTCATCATATTCTCCGTTATGTGTCCTGCCTGCACAACAGTTGGCGTCACAGTTGTGAGTTAAAGGCAAACgtgtatttgttatgttttggCCCAAAACTTCAGTTGACAAATTTCACTGATGTTGTGTAACTTGTGTTCTACATGGCACATATGCCTCTCCTCaagttaaaacagttttttatttttgtccaaatAAGAAGAAAGTGACCATGTTAAAcactaaaatgaataaattctAGTTTGGGCTAATCATttgttgattcattttctgcatGTTACAATCGAAAACAAGCACAGCGTCACCTCTACTGTTGCACGGATTCAGATTTCTTTTTACTACATCATTAGTTATCTGCAAGGTTTCCGTGTACAGCCTATAACTGTCATATGCCCATATCATTCAGTCAGATACAAGTACCTGAATCGTACATTCCAAAAAAAGTTGAAAGTGACACTTCTCACTCTCAACGGTTGCCACCTTGGCTACGTATTGAAAGGGGATGGACAACCAATGgattttaaatctctctttgGGGTCTGAGAAAGCCAATGAGAAAATGGCAGCCTGCGTCAATTTTCCCTgttgcaggaaacacacaagaaGATCAAACTTTCATCTTTAAGTCAAGTAAGCAAAGCTGCCAAATTATTTAGGAGCCAATCATGGCAACATGCTGCGATCGTCTTTTTCTTTGAGGCTGTGTTTAGTCGGGACGATACCGCCCTGTTGGAATGAcgtaacactttttttttttacagaaagcCTGTGTTACAAACTTGAGACATGAATTATGAAAGATGAGGGCTGTTATTCTTCAAGAGGGTCTGAAGAAACTATGAAGAATGCAAGATCCAGTGTTGGACTTTGACCCATACTAAGGAGAAAAACACTATTACCCGATTTACCTGATTTATAGAGGTGCAATGCTAAATTGCGGGAGTGCCCCTTTAAACCACGGATTGCTGAGAGTTAGTGTCCCTTCTACTACAGACAGCACTGCTTTTCTCCTATTCACCACAAGAGCTCCTTCCCCAACCTCAACCAGGCACTTTAAAAATGGTCATGCCTGATTTCTCAAGTcactgacaaacaaaataatgttcGCAAAACCTGGAGTGGACTGTTTCCCTCACTGAGATTTTTGTCATCTTTCTAGGGCTCTTGCGCACGTGATCCGCCACCCAGCCTCAGAACATACGGACGACATCGGACTCAGCCATCACTATGAGAACATACAAACCAGAGTCACAGTTAACAGTCTCCGTAAGTATTATTAACGTCGGCtaaacacctacacacacacattcacatgaggGAGCAGTTTAAACACCTTCTGCACACCTGTATATCTACATAGCTGCTGCCATCTGCTTTCACTAACTATGCTAACGTAAACCCCACTCATATATTCTTAGTTTTTTCAACACCAAATATAAACTTAATTTTCTTCTTACACATTCGCTTGTCCATCCGGAATTAGCTCTGGAACCGGAAGTggtgaaaggaaaaaaggaaaaaaagaagccgTCCAAAAATCTGCAGGCTGGTGAAGTAATTAGTCATGCCCCCAGCAATCACTTAAAATACACACTAATTACCACCGACAGCGTGGAGCTCTCTTTCTTAGCCAGTTCTTACTGTACGTAACAGTGTTAGACACCCTCATTCTCTCATTCATCAGCATTAACGcctacacacacccacacagatgCACGGAGACAGAAAAGTTCTTATTAATGCTAAACCGGTTTCCTGCCTTGACAGCTACAGTCAATGAAgatctctctgcctctctcctgcatttcatattttttaaaaaaagaaggtttTTACAGTCAAGCAACATTTGTGTGTCATAATTCATAATTTAGGAAAAGTGAATTCTTTGCCTTAGGTGTGAATTAAGTCTCCTGATACTTATCAGGATAAATaattacacatcacacactgaacAGTAAGGCTAAGAAGCCAAAGGAATCCATATAATTATTAATCGAGGCAGGTTATGTCTTTGTGATCCAGTTGCAGAGTGAAATGACAATCAGTCACGCTCTGACCTTCCTTAAGGCAGCTGCTTCCCAGGATGTTTGATCTCAGGCAGATGCAAGTAAATATCAGGGATTATCATGTTCTGTGAGAGACCACACCTCTGCATGTTCTTATCACAACCTATATGAAAACAGCAGGCGACTTCCGCGATTAGTTCAAAAGGTTTTGTAATTAAAGAAACCACCTGGAGTAATCATGGGTTGCAACGTAAACCAGCCTGATCTTCTCCACACAGATTACCTCGTTGTACACAGCCAGGATTCAGTTGCACAAATATGCGAGCACTTTCAATAGGCAGCCTTTAGTGATAATGGATCAAATTGCACGTTTATTAAAATTCAAGGGAAAATAAGCCCCCCAAAAgtcagatgaataaataaattcctTTTCCACCCAGGCTGAACATTCTCCACAATGTTATAATGCAAAAGTTAGTTCAGTCCAACAGAAGCAAATATGATGTAAAAAGGCCAAAACTTATACCAAGACGAAAATGTTCATATTAGTCAGaatcgataattatcacgattAATGTaacaatattattttcttttaatgttcttaaaacattttacaaatctgaggtcgaTCATTAAAGTGTTCTACCTCTTCACTGTGTTTCCACAATGCAGAAGCATCATATcgatatatacatgtacatattggacttttgttatattgctaatGATAAAAATTACATTGTGAtagttattgatattgttttattgcccagctctGGAATGTACAGtattatcactattattataGAAATGTTGTGAAATCACACACCTCATTTAAAAGACAAGACACTGCGGTTTTCTACCTGCTGTTTAACTTGCTCCTGGTCTTTGAACATGTCTGCACTCTGTTTGTGTCACCTTAaaaatttgtgtttgtatttctgcaTCTCACTATAAATATTACACAAGTAAGACAAGTATTTGATTCCACttcaaaaaaaaactcaataagGAAGGTATTCTATTTTAAGAGCTCGactttttttactccctaaatATCGGCTGAGGTGAGGTGTCAGCACTGACATGATAATAATTAATCATTCTAAAATCAGAGCGCTCTCATCTTACCTTGCTGCCTCACAGAATAATTATCAGTTCATTAACAACCAGCCAACACATTGACGGATAGGATGAATGTGATggaaaatatactgtatgccTTCTTTAGTGCAATATGTGCAGTATTATACTTTTctatcagctgctgtttgacaATCAGAGCAgcacaatttaataaaattatGCACTGATGAATTTACTTGCTAATTACACATTAggcagttcttatcacacaaaAGCACGGTCAAGTGTTTCtggtcattttggttttaatgagttatttctATAAAAACAGAGGTAAAAGtcaagattgacagctgagactgacttgcaattGGTCGAACAGGTTGGACCTCGCTACCGCAGCTCCACACCAACATCGCAACTGCCCAGAATGTGGCTCCAAATGAAGTCACTAAAATAAACATACTTTTGCACTGGTACACCCCAGACAAGCACCTTTTCAGTCTAAATCTATTCATTCAAGATTGTGTTACTAAATtactaaaaagaaaacactgatgcTGAGTGATGGGAGCTTTTCTTATACATTGTGGCCTTGGACACGGAGATGCACGGCACAGTGTGTTGGCTGCTGAAATCTTACAAATGGATATGGGAGGGATTCTGTGTAACTCACCTGGCAACAGCACGGGGACGGCTGTTGTTTTCTTGACAGCGATCCTCGCCAGGTTACAAGAGGTTAGGTGATCTTTTTTTGCCACATGACGGATCCACCCTGTACTCGTCCTCTCCAGCTGGGCTTTCTAGTGGCAGGTGTGACTATGCCCCAGCTATAATCATCACAGCTTATTACGGATACTGGTGCAAAGCAGTGATTGAAATGCTGCAGAGGGAGGCCCTGGTCCTCATCTGTTGCCTGTCAAAGATAACAAAAATCTGTTAGACTGGGCTACCAGCTCTCATTCTCCTCAAGACACCACTAATACACATTTTGCGATCAGGGTTTCTTTGGCCACCAGCACTATCATGTCCATGCCCTGCTGGCAATGTGCGTATATGGGGCAATTGTGAAGTGTGGCCTCTTTTTACTCCAGGCAGTCAGCCAGGGAGAACAAAGTCTCCACTCACTGCCAACACTCCACTGGTCCATGACAGTCCATTTCCTCGCTGCCAGATAGAAATGTATTTCAGCTGCATTTCCTGTGACAGCAGCTGAGAAACCGCTACCAAATGTAGAGTCTATACCTATGGACTTATTTTCCGCCTGCCATATACTTCACTCTGAACTGAATCTAACAACCTTTAAGGAAGGAATTACAGATTCGCATCACAGAGAGATTAAAAATATTTGGACAAAGATGCATGAACTGTTTTGGTTTCATCCTTAACAGTTTCTGAAAGTGGCCATGCTCCATGTGcagtttgtttatatttaatttacacCACATTGACAAATGACAGTGATCGTTGGGCCTTTGCAAATGAAAAGTAGAGATTTTGTGAACATCACAACTATCTTGAATAAATGTGAAACTAGAATTAGCACCTCGAGATTATATGACTCTGCCAACCTGTCAAGTTGCACTTTACATTAATGTCTGTCc
This window harbors:
- the shisa9b gene encoding protein shisa-9B; the encoded protein is MRGTELLLGYFLVKVMVCDAEGEPGQTDDFMIMTAFNESKEGERVVTESPHVEDKCRGYYDVMGQWDPPFVCMTGSYLYCCGTCGFRFCCAFRSSRLDQTNCKNYDTPPWMMTGKPPPKVDVALESAKDKTNLIVYVICGVVAIMALIGIFTKLGLEKTHRPHRENMSRALAHVIRHPASEHTDDIGLSHHYENIQTRVTVNSLHSSQLNNIVKTSTLITQPYPAVGQVTSPYEQQKPVKDLNKYATLKAVAEKANDGFYSNRRQLIEMATKGSLPMEAMDMEPEPSNPYSPPRQLSSKQSEHKYKSPKGHSSHSLCYSSSTVASPVVLTSWDSKDTLGLRQSYGQKKLCIVEKALHTTRYMPPQPYFVTNSKTEVTV